The window TGCACCTGAGCACCGCCGACAGCCTGCTCGTCACGCTGTGCGTCGGCCTGTCGAACTTCGTCTGGCTGCCGATCGGCGGCGCGCTGTCCGATCGCATCGGCCGCCGGCCGCTGCTCGTCGGCATGACGGTGCTCGCGATCGCGACCGCCTATCCCGCGCTGTCGCTGCTCGCTCATGCGCCGTCGTTCGTCAACATGCTGCTCGTGCTGCTGTGGCTGTCGTTCATGTACGGGATCTACAACGGCGCGATGGTCGTCGCGCTCACGGAAGTGATGCCGGTGGAAGTGCGCGTTGCAGGCTTCTCGCTCGCCTACAGCCTCGCGACGGCCGTGTTCGGCGGCTTCACGCCCGCCATCTCGACCGCGCTCATCCACATGACCGGCGACAAGGCCGCACCGGGCTACTGGATGAGCCTTGCCGCGGCGTGCGCGCTGCTTGCGACGTTCGCGCTCTATCGCCGGCACGCGGCGACGCTCACGCCCGCGCACTGACGCGTGATGCCGAACGACCTGCCCCGACTTCGTACGACCCGGACCATGACAACGACCATGACGATGAAAAACCTGCTTCTGAAACTGTGCGCGACCGCGCTCGTCGCCACCACCGCGGTGAGCGCGAACGTGCAGGCCGCCGACCTGCACGTGATGAGCTCGGGCGGCTTCACGGCCGCCTACAAGCTGCTCGGCCCGCAGTTCGCGTCCGGCACGGGCAACACGCTCGCCACCGCGCTCGGCCCGTCGATGGGTAAGTCGCCCGAAGCGATTCCGAACCGGCTCGCGCGCGGCGAGCCCGCCGACGCGGTGATCATGGTCGGCTACGCGCTCGACGATCTGATCAAGCAAGGCAAGGTGATCGCCGGATCGCGCGTCGAGCTGGCCGATTCGCGCATCGGCATGGTCGTGCGCGACGGCGCGGCGAAACCCGACATCAGCTCGCCCGACGCGCTGAAGCAGGTGCTGCTGCACGCGAAGTCGATCGCCTATTCGGACAGCGCGAGCGGCGTGTACATCGAGCGGGAACTGTTCAAGAAGCTCGGCATCGAGGATCAGGTGAAAGCGAAGGCGAAGATGGTCCCGCGGATTCCGGTTGCGTCCGTGGTCGCGAACGGCGACTACGAAATCGGCTTCCAGCAGGTCAGCGAACTGCTGCCGGTTAAAGGCGCGACCTTCGTCGGCAAGATTCCCGAATCGCTGCAGTCGGTCACGCGTTTCGCCGCCGGCATCCCCGTCGGCGCGCAACATCCGAAGGAAGCGAAGGCGCTGCTCGACTATCTCGCGTCGCCCGACGTGCAGTCGGAAGTGAAATCGACCGGGCTGGATTCCGTCTCCGCACACTGAGCCCGCACCAAAGGGAAGGCGTGCGTCAGACCGCCTTCCCGTCACGCGCGGTATCGGCGTCGGCATCGTCGGCGCCGTTCGGGCCCGCGTGCCCGGCCGCGCTCAGCATCCGCGCAAGACGCGCGCGATCGCACGCCCCTTCCCACGTCGACACGAAGATCACCGCACACGCGTTGCTGATCACGCTCGTCAGCGCACGCGCCTCCGACATGAAGCGATCGATGCCCACCAATAGCGCGACGCCGGCCACGGGCAGATCGGGCATCACGGCGAGCGTCGCGACGAGCGCGACGAGTCCGCTGCCGGACACGCCTGCCGCGCCCTTCGACGTCAACAGCATCACGGCCAGCATCGCCGCGATTTGCGGCGCGGAAAGCGGCACGTCGCACGCCTGCGCGATGAACAGCGCCGCGAGCGTCAGGTAGATCGCGGTGCCGTCCAGGTTGAACGAGTAGCCGGCCGGCAGCACGAGGCCGACCACGCCCTTGTCGCAACCGAGCGACTCCAGCTTGACGATCAGCCGCGGCAACACCGGCTCCGTGGACGACGTCGCGAGCACGATCAGCAACTCCTCGCGCAGGTAGCGCAACAGCCGCCACAACGCGAAGCCGTGCAGCCGCGCGAGCGGCGCGAGCACCAGCGCGACGAACAGCACGCAGGCCACGTAGAACGCCACCATCAGCCGCGCGAGCGAGCCGACCGAACCGATGCCGAAGCGTCCCACCGTGAACGCCATCGCGCCGAATGCGCCGAGCGGCGCGAGCCGCATGACCATCGCGAGCACGCGGAAGACGACCTGCGCGACGCCGTCGATCAGCGCGAGCACGGGCCGACCGGCCTGCGGATACGCATTCAGCGAAAAACCGAACAGCAGCGACAGCAGCAGCACGGGCAGCACCTCGCCCTTCTGGAACGCGCCGAGCATCGTATCGGGGATCACGCTCAACGCGAATTCGACGAGCCCGTGCGGTTGCGCGTGCGGTGCATATTGCGCGAGGATGCTCGCGTCGAGATGGCGGACGTCGACGTGCATGCCGGCGCCGGGCCGCAGCACGAACGCGGTGACGAGGCCGAACGCGAGCGCGACGGCGGTCAGCAGATAGAACAGCACCAGCGCGCGGACGATCGTGCGCCCGATGGCTTTGCCGTTCGCCAGCGACGTGATGCCGGAGACGATCGTGCAGAACACGATCGGCGCGATCATCATCCGCACGAGGCCGACGAATGCATCGCTGAGCGGCTTGAGCATCGCGCCCACCGACGGCCAGAAGTGCCCGACGCCCACGCCGAGCACCATCGCGAGCAGAACCTGCACGTAGAGCGAACGAAGCGGTCTTGCCCACCTCACGATGCTGTCTTCCTCGATGTTCCTGTTGTATTCATCGGATATTTTGTATTCGTCACGTCGATCCGTCGCTGCGTGCGGCGCCGGTGCCGGCGCCCGCACGTTTGGCGTCGACGATCGCGCGGTGAAACTCCTCCGCGGCCGGCGTCAGCGGGCGCCCGCGCCGTTTCACGATGCCGACCCGGCGCTTCACCACAGGTTCGACGAGCGGCACGCTCGTGAGCAGCGGATGGTCGTGTCCGGGCATCGCCATCGACGGCACCGCGGCCACGCCGAGGCCGGCTTCGACCAAGCCGAGCAGCGTCGTCACGTGGCGCGTCTCGCATACGCTCGGCGCACGCGGCGCGACGGTCGTCAGCGCCTGGTCGAGCAACAGGCGGTTGCCGGACGTCTTGTCCACCGACACATACTCGTACTCGTAAAGCTCGTTCCAGGTCACGCGCTTCTTGCGCGCGAGCGGATGGTCGCGCCGGCACGCGGCGACGAAGCGCTCCTGCAGCAGCAGCTTGAAGTCGATCTCGGGCTCCTGGCTGCCCATGAAGCTCACGCCGAAATCGGCCTCGCCGCTGATCACGGCGCTCAACACCTCGTTCGCGCCGGCATCCAGCAGCTTGACGCGGATGCGCGGAAAGCGGCGATGATAGCTCGCGATCACGTTGGGCAAGAAGTAGTACGCCACCGACGGCACGCACGCGATGGTCACATGACCGAGGCGGCTCGACGACACGTCGCGGATGCCGAGCAGCGCGACGTCGAGATCGTCCAGCAGTTGCTCGGCGCTCGGCGCGAACACGCGCCCGACGGTGGTCAGCGTGACGCTGCGCGTGGTGCGCTCGAACAGGCGCACGCCGAGCGCTTCCTCGAGTTTGTCGATCCGCCGACTCAACGCGGGTTGCGAAATGCTGATCGCGTCGGCGGCCTTCCGGAAGCTGCCCAGCTCCACCACCGCGCGAAACGCCTGCAAGTCGGTCAGATCGAAGTTGATTCCCACGGGCCGTCTCCCCATCTCAGTTGCCGCGTATTGTGCATGATCCGGGCAAAACCGACCCACACCATCCCGCTATGCGCGATGCCGCAACGCATCGATCACGATCGAGAATGCGCGCGAGGCTTGGCGGCGGCTCGGATAGTACGCGTGATAGCCGGGA is drawn from Burkholderia ambifaria AMMD and contains these coding sequences:
- a CDS encoding substrate-binding domain-containing protein, whose protein sequence is MKNLLLKLCATALVATTAVSANVQAADLHVMSSGGFTAAYKLLGPQFASGTGNTLATALGPSMGKSPEAIPNRLARGEPADAVIMVGYALDDLIKQGKVIAGSRVELADSRIGMVVRDGAAKPDISSPDALKQVLLHAKSIAYSDSASGVYIERELFKKLGIEDQVKAKAKMVPRIPVASVVANGDYEIGFQQVSELLPVKGATFVGKIPESLQSVTRFAAGIPVGAQHPKEAKALLDYLASPDVQSEVKSTGLDSVSAH
- the dctA gene encoding C4-dicarboxylate transporter DctA — encoded protein: MRWARPLRSLYVQVLLAMVLGVGVGHFWPSVGAMLKPLSDAFVGLVRMMIAPIVFCTIVSGITSLANGKAIGRTIVRALVLFYLLTAVALAFGLVTAFVLRPGAGMHVDVRHLDASILAQYAPHAQPHGLVEFALSVIPDTMLGAFQKGEVLPVLLLSLLFGFSLNAYPQAGRPVLALIDGVAQVVFRVLAMVMRLAPLGAFGAMAFTVGRFGIGSVGSLARLMVAFYVACVLFVALVLAPLARLHGFALWRLLRYLREELLIVLATSSTEPVLPRLIVKLESLGCDKGVVGLVLPAGYSFNLDGTAIYLTLAALFIAQACDVPLSAPQIAAMLAVMLLTSKGAAGVSGSGLVALVATLAVMPDLPVAGVALLVGIDRFMSEARALTSVISNACAVIFVSTWEGACDRARLARMLSAAGHAGPNGADDADADTARDGKAV
- a CDS encoding LysR family transcriptional regulator codes for the protein MGINFDLTDLQAFRAVVELGSFRKAADAISISQPALSRRIDKLEEALGVRLFERTTRSVTLTTVGRVFAPSAEQLLDDLDVALLGIRDVSSSRLGHVTIACVPSVAYYFLPNVIASYHRRFPRIRVKLLDAGANEVLSAVISGEADFGVSFMGSQEPEIDFKLLLQERFVAACRRDHPLARKKRVTWNELYEYEYVSVDKTSGNRLLLDQALTTVAPRAPSVCETRHVTTLLGLVEAGLGVAAVPSMAMPGHDHPLLTSVPLVEPVVKRRVGIVKRRGRPLTPAAEEFHRAIVDAKRAGAGTGAARSDGST